A genomic stretch from Jatrophihabitans sp. includes:
- the infA gene encoding translation initiation factor IF-1, which yields MAKKDGAIEVEGKVVEPLPNAMFRVELSNGHKVLAHISGKMRQHYIRILPEDRVVVELSPYDLTRGRIVYRYK from the coding sequence ATGGCCAAAAAGGACGGGGCCATCGAGGTCGAGGGCAAAGTGGTCGAGCCACTGCCCAACGCGATGTTCCGGGTGGAGCTGAGCAACGGGCACAAGGTGCTCGCTCACATCAGCGGCAAGATGCGCCAGCACTACATTCGTATCCTGCCCGAAGACCGGGTCGTGGTGGAGCTCTCGCCCTATGACCTCACCCGCGGGCGGATCGTCTACCGCTACAAGTAA
- the rpmJ gene encoding 50S ribosomal protein L36, with protein sequence MKVKPSVKPICDKCKVIRRHGRVMVICDNLRHKQRQG encoded by the coding sequence GTGAAGGTCAAGCCCAGCGTCAAGCCGATCTGCGACAAGTGCAAGGTCATCCGTCGCCATGGCCGAGTCATGGTCATCTGCGACAACCTGCGCCACAAGCAGCGTCAGGGCTAG
- the rpsM gene encoding 30S ribosomal protein S13 — protein sequence MARLAGVDLPREKRMVIALTYIYGVGPTRAKETLEATGISPDLRARDLSDEDLVKLRNYLEGNYKVEGDLRREVAADIRRKIEIGCYQGLRHRRGLPVHGQRTKTNARTRKGPKKTMAGKKKAKK from the coding sequence ATGGCACGTCTTGCCGGCGTTGACCTGCCCCGCGAGAAGCGGATGGTCATCGCGCTCACCTACATCTACGGCGTCGGACCGACCCGTGCGAAGGAAACCCTCGAAGCGACCGGCATCAGCCCGGACCTGCGAGCCCGTGACCTGAGCGACGAGGACCTGGTCAAGCTGCGCAACTACCTCGAGGGCAATTACAAGGTCGAAGGTGACCTGCGCCGCGAGGTCGCTGCCGACATCCGCCGCAAGATCGAGATCGGCTGCTACCAGGGCCTGCGGCACCGCCGCGGCCTGCCGGTGCACGGACAGCGCACCAAGACCAACGCCCGTACCCGCAAGGGCCCGAAGAAGACGATGGCCGGCAAGAAGAAGGCCAAGAAGTAG
- the rpsK gene encoding 30S ribosomal protein S11 produces MPPKTRGTGAVKKVRRKEKKNVAHGHAHIKSTFNNTIVSITDPTGNVISWASAGHVGFKGSRKSTPFAAQMAAENAARKAQEHGVKKVDV; encoded by the coding sequence ATGCCTCCCAAGACTCGCGGCACAGGCGCCGTGAAAAAGGTCCGTCGCAAAGAGAAGAAGAACGTCGCGCACGGCCACGCTCACATCAAGAGCACGTTCAACAACACCATCGTCTCCATCACCGACCCGACCGGCAATGTGATCAGCTGGGCCTCGGCCGGCCACGTCGGCTTCAAGGGCTCCCGCAAGTCGACTCCGTTCGCCGCGCAGATGGCCGCCGAGAACGCCGCCCGCAAGGCGCAGGAGCACGGCGTCAAGAAGGTCGACGTGT